One genomic segment of Novisyntrophococcus fermenticellae includes these proteins:
- a CDS encoding VanZ family protein translates to MKRLLITLCKPLSFLPALCMMYLIFTFSAQTGEQSSALSLKATRTIVTVTNRILDRGWSDTEKSAKVEEYHYYVRKAAHMTEYCILSISLAIPLHVYGLGGFGLLLVAGTICVLFAAGDEYHQSFIGGRGPSPKDVCIDSIGAFIGIILTLFFSWIARGGKKRL, encoded by the coding sequence ATGAAACGCCTATTAATCACCTTATGCAAACCGCTTTCCTTTCTCCCGGCACTCTGTATGATGTATCTGATCTTCACCTTCTCTGCCCAGACAGGTGAACAGTCCTCCGCTCTCAGCCTGAAAGCTACAAGAACGATCGTTACTGTCACAAACCGTATTCTGGACCGGGGGTGGAGTGATACGGAAAAATCCGCCAAAGTCGAAGAATACCATTACTATGTGCGAAAGGCGGCCCATATGACAGAATATTGTATCCTTTCCATATCACTTGCAATTCCACTCCATGTTTACGGACTTGGCGGCTTTGGGCTATTGCTTGTTGCCGGCACTATCTGTGTCCTGTTCGCAGCCGGCGATGAATACCATCAATCCTTTATCGGAGGAAGAGGACCCTCTCCAAAGGACGTCTGTATTGACAGCATAGGCGCTTTTATCGGAATCATACTGACCCTCTTTTTCAGTTGGATTGCAAGAGGCGGAAAAAAGAGGCTTTAG
- the thyA gene encoding thymidylate synthase, with protein sequence MSYADQIFIDMCQDILDNGVSTEGEKVRPKWEDGTSAYTIKRFGVVNRYDLSKEFPAVTLRRTALKSAMDEILWIWQKKSNNIRDLNSHIWDEWADENGSIGKAYGYQLGVKHLYKEGMMDQVDRVLFDLKNNPYSRRIMTNIYVHQDLHEMALYPCAYSMTFNVTKEKDSDKLTLHAVLNQRSNDVLAANNWNVCQYSLLLMMIAQVSDMKVGELLHVIADAHIYDRHIPIIREMIARPVYDAPTVKLNPDVKDFYAFTTDDLIVENYTTGPQIKNIPIAI encoded by the coding sequence ATGAGTTATGCAGATCAGATTTTTATAGATATGTGCCAGGATATTCTGGACAATGGGGTGAGCACTGAAGGAGAAAAGGTGCGGCCAAAATGGGAAGATGGAACATCTGCCTATACCATAAAAAGGTTTGGTGTGGTAAACCGCTACGATCTCTCCAAAGAGTTCCCGGCAGTCACCTTGAGACGTACGGCATTAAAAAGTGCTATGGATGAGATCTTATGGATATGGCAGAAAAAATCCAACAATATTCGGGATCTCAATTCTCATATCTGGGATGAATGGGCGGATGAGAACGGTTCGATCGGCAAGGCCTATGGATATCAGTTAGGTGTGAAGCATTTGTATAAAGAGGGGATGATGGATCAGGTAGACAGGGTCCTTTTTGACTTAAAGAACAATCCGTACAGCCGCAGGATTATGACAAATATATATGTGCATCAGGATCTTCATGAGATGGCCCTGTATCCTTGTGCATATTCCATGACATTTAATGTAACAAAGGAAAAGGACAGCGACAAGCTTACGTTGCATGCGGTTCTGAATCAGAGGTCAAATGACGTGCTGGCTGCCAATAACTGGAATGTGTGTCAGTATTCCCTGCTTCTGATGATGATTGCCCAGGTCAGCGATATGAAGGTGGGAGAGCTGCTTCACGTGATTGCAGATGCCCATATCTATGACAGGCATATTCCGATTATACGGGAGATGATTGCGAGACCTGTCTATGATGCTCCGACTGTGAAGCTGAATCCGGATGTGAAGGATTTTTATGCGTTTACTACAGACGATCTGATTGTGGAAAATTATACGACAGGGCCGCAGATTAAGAATATTCCGATAGCAATCTAA
- a CDS encoding dihydrofolate reductase, with the protein MKAIVAADKNWGIGYENKLLTSIPSDMKFFRETTMGHVVVMGRKTLESLPNGLPLAGRTNIVLTRDTNYKVKGAVIVHSKEELLEEVKKYEDENIYCIGGGSVFELLLPFYNTVLVTKIDVAYQADTYFPNLDKLPEWEMTEEGEEQTCFDIEFRFTKYERKEV; encoded by the coding sequence ATGAAGGCTATTGTTGCAGCAGATAAGAATTGGGGAATCGGATATGAGAACAAGCTTCTCACCAGCATTCCGTCAGATATGAAATTTTTCAGAGAAACAACCATGGGACACGTTGTGGTAATGGGGAGAAAAACACTGGAAAGCCTTCCAAATGGGCTTCCATTAGCGGGAAGGACGAATATCGTCCTAACCAGAGATACCAATTATAAGGTAAAGGGAGCAGTTATCGTACATTCCAAAGAGGAACTTCTGGAAGAAGTGAAAAAGTATGAGGACGAGAACATCTATTGTATAGGAGGCGGAAGTGTTTTTGAATTGCTGCTGCCTTTCTATAATACAGTCCTTGTCACGAAAATAGATGTTGCATATCAGGCGGATACGTATTTTCCCAATCTGGATAAACTTCCTGAGTGGGAGATGACAGAAGAAGGTGAGGAGCAGACGTGCTTCGATATTGAATTCAGATTTACAAAATATGAGAGGAAAGAAGTATAA
- a CDS encoding GtrA family protein — translation MKAQTQQKEKTSLLQQVVRFGFVGGTAFLIDYGIMILLTEVFSINYLVSSGISFSISVIYNYIMSIHWVFNVDKEKSGTANFMIFLILSIIGLGLNQLIMWLMVDKADVFYMISKIVATAVVMIYNFITRKIFLEK, via the coding sequence TTGAAGGCTCAGACACAGCAAAAAGAGAAAACAAGCCTTTTACAGCAGGTTGTCCGGTTTGGATTTGTGGGCGGTACGGCATTTTTGATTGACTACGGAATCATGATTCTGTTGACAGAGGTATTTAGTATCAACTATCTGGTTTCCAGCGGGATTTCATTTTCTATTTCTGTAATCTATAATTATATCATGAGCATTCATTGGGTGTTTAATGTAGATAAAGAGAAAAGCGGCACCGCAAACTTTATGATATTTCTGATTTTAAGCATCATTGGATTGGGACTGAATCAGTTGATCATGTGGCTGATGGTGGACAAGGCAGATGTATTTTATATGATCAGTAAGATCGTGGCAACAGCAGTGGTTATGATATATAATTTCATTACAAGAAAGATTTTTTTGGAAAAATAG
- a CDS encoding DUF6128 domain-containing protein: MSNYKRFVSYLYEYVADKKTDNRGFVRIELRSGTCRMQFQLKVFSLPEHTPVLVYGCTYSDGRLTGYPLGRIHAGKDGISGSLTISERIPGTTYTILEFNGLLLTEPQGKFYCSQWDDNPIIPSQFQPLPDSTEEQPSETSDNHSEETPSPQVKTGKATGSRGEAASKKTALQMESASEVPSPQMEIAPEEAALQMASASEPSSPQMEIAPKEAAPQMASASEVPSPQMETAPKEAALQMASASGPSSPQMETAPEETAPQMAPASESSSEASHSDDDAYTKEQTSGEYDYRGKNGAVQAADSLVMDKTVSNEWAEIKKNYPPCSPFYDDEIEDCVRISIRDFPELRKYGFPLGCNQFIHHGYQNYNHLLLGRMNSSKSCEYVLGVPGVYNSNEQFMASMHGFNYFKPARIKEAPRSGRTGYWLRPIK, from the coding sequence ATGTCTAATTATAAACGCTTTGTCTCCTATCTATACGAATATGTAGCCGACAAAAAGACAGACAACCGGGGCTTTGTAAGAATTGAACTGCGCTCCGGTACCTGTCGTATGCAGTTCCAGTTAAAGGTATTCTCACTTCCTGAACATACCCCTGTATTGGTCTATGGCTGCACCTACAGTGATGGCCGATTGACCGGTTATCCACTGGGGCGTATTCATGCCGGTAAAGATGGCATCAGCGGATCGTTAACCATATCTGAGCGTATACCGGGTACCACATACACGATTCTGGAATTTAACGGATTACTTCTAACGGAACCTCAGGGAAAGTTCTATTGCAGCCAATGGGATGACAATCCCATTATTCCCAGTCAATTCCAGCCACTCCCCGACAGCACAGAAGAACAACCATCCGAGACCTCAGACAATCATTCTGAAGAAACTCCGTCTCCCCAGGTGAAGACTGGTAAAGCCACCGGTTCACGGGGGGAAGCTGCTTCGAAGAAGACTGCTCTCCAGATGGAATCTGCTTCAGAAGTTCCTTCTCCACAGATGGAAATCGCTCCGGAAGAAGCTGCTCTCCAGATGGCGTCTGCTTCGGAACCTTCTTCTCCACAGATGGAAATCGCTCCGAAAGAAGCTGCTCCTCAGATGGCGTCTGCTTCAGAAGTTCCTTCTCCACAGATGGAAACTGCTCCGAAAGAAGCTGCTCTCCAGATGGCGTCTGCTTCGGGACCTTCTTCTCCACAGATGGAAACCGCTCCGGAAGAAACTGCTCCTCAGATGGCGCCTGCTTCGGAATCTTCTTCTGAAGCTTCTCATTCTGACGACGATGCGTATACAAAAGAGCAAACATCCGGGGAATATGATTATCGTGGTAAAAACGGAGCTGTCCAGGCCGCAGACTCTCTCGTTATGGATAAAACCGTATCAAATGAGTGGGCAGAAATAAAGAAAAATTACCCTCCGTGTTCTCCTTTTTACGATGATGAAATAGAGGACTGTGTCCGTATCTCTATCAGAGACTTCCCGGAATTGCGTAAATACGGATTTCCTTTAGGATGTAATCAGTTTATCCATCATGGATATCAGAACTATAATCACCTGCTGCTCGGGCGTATGAACAGCTCCAAGTCATGTGAATATGTCCTGGGGGTACCCGGTGTCTATAATTCCAACGAGCAATTTATGGCCTCTATGCATGGTTTCAACTATTTTAAACCTGCCCGCATAAAAGAAGCTCCCCGCAGCGGAAGAACCGGTTACTGGTTACGGCCAATTAAATGA
- the tadA gene encoding tRNA adenosine(34) deaminase TadA has translation MDKEYYMKEAIRQARKAEKLMEVPIGCVIVYEERIIARGYNRRNTDKNTLAHAEMSAIRKASKKMGDWRLEGCTMYVTLEPCQMCAGAIVQSRIDEVVIGCMNPKAGCAGSILNLLDVPAFNHQVKITQGILEEECSKMMRTFFHRLRGQKKAEKLKKREEAQGLISESDKSPE, from the coding sequence TTGGATAAAGAATATTATATGAAAGAAGCTATCAGACAGGCAAGAAAAGCAGAAAAATTAATGGAAGTACCGATTGGCTGTGTGATTGTCTATGAAGAGCGAATCATTGCACGGGGATATAACCGCCGAAATACGGATAAGAACACCCTGGCCCATGCCGAGATGAGTGCGATCCGAAAGGCCAGTAAAAAGATGGGGGACTGGAGACTCGAAGGCTGTACCATGTATGTGACACTGGAGCCTTGTCAGATGTGCGCAGGTGCCATCGTTCAGTCCCGTATCGATGAGGTCGTGATTGGATGCATGAATCCGAAAGCGGGATGCGCCGGGTCAATCTTAAATCTGCTGGATGTGCCAGCCTTTAATCATCAGGTGAAAATCACACAGGGAATATTAGAAGAGGAGTGCAGTAAGATGATGCGTACTTTTTTCCACAGATTGAGGGGGCAGAAGAAAGCGGAAAAACTGAAGAAGAGAGAAGAAGCGCAGGGACTTATCTCAGAATCAGATAAGTCCCCGGAATAA
- a CDS encoding ABC-2 transporter permease: protein MNRTLAFIHLDYITIKPYLTKKNLLIFAAVALIMLFSSDSSASAIGILMFYASIYAGYPFAVGEKSGIDSLYTVLSIERKTVVSGRYLFTLLLNMCFGLLAYVFSFLASLLLQKEFNSRESLMVTIVIFLVYSIIQSIQLPIYFKLGYTKAKFIAYLPFIGLFLLVMGVGSLMKSFKLQKQADYLFAWFSGTPALSAFFVIALWLIIFGISYSISLAFYKKRDF, encoded by the coding sequence ATGAATAGGACGCTTGCATTCATTCATCTGGATTATATTACAATTAAGCCATATCTCACGAAAAAGAATTTACTGATATTTGCAGCCGTTGCTCTGATTATGCTTTTCAGCTCGGACTCCAGCGCTTCTGCGATTGGCATACTTATGTTCTATGCATCCATATACGCCGGTTATCCCTTTGCCGTTGGAGAAAAATCCGGTATTGATTCCTTGTATACAGTGCTCTCCATCGAGCGGAAAACAGTTGTTTCAGGCAGATATCTGTTCACTCTGCTTCTCAACATGTGCTTTGGTCTGCTGGCTTATGTCTTTTCTTTTCTGGCATCACTGTTGCTGCAAAAAGAATTTAATTCAAGGGAATCTCTCATGGTTACAATTGTTATATTTCTGGTTTACAGCATCATACAATCTATACAGCTTCCAATTTATTTTAAACTCGGATACACAAAAGCCAAATTTATCGCCTATTTGCCATTTATCGGTTTGTTTTTACTGGTCATGGGAGTTGGAAGTCTCATGAAAAGCTTTAAACTGCAAAAGCAGGCTGATTATCTCTTCGCATGGTTTTCAGGTACTCCGGCATTAAGTGCCTTTTTCGTCATTGCTTTGTGGCTGATAATTTTCGGAATTTCTTACTCTATATCACTTGCATTTTATAAAAAGAGGGATTTCTGA
- a CDS encoding ABC transporter ATP-binding protein, with protein MDNILEVCNLSKSYDSFALKDVSFQVPAGYIMGFVGPNGAGKTTTIKSILNMINYQSGEVKLLGADSSKRTDLVNEQIGIVMDAPFYVEDWTASDVEAAVSPFYTRWNAEKYKELLERFSINHRKKLKELSRGMKVKLMMAVALSHEARLLILDEPTSGLDPVARDELCDLLSEFVTDENKSVLFSTHITTDLEKIADYITFILGGKIIYTGTKENLLEKYVLIKGGPREISTEQKSLFIGLREHSTGFEGMTERTNLKKLPKSLLTEPVTLDEIIVYMNKGAKVYE; from the coding sequence ATGGATAATATTTTAGAAGTCTGCAATCTCAGCAAGAGTTATGACTCCTTTGCACTGAAAGATGTGTCCTTTCAAGTACCTGCAGGATACATTATGGGATTTGTAGGGCCTAATGGGGCAGGTAAAACTACAACCATAAAATCTATTCTCAATATGATAAATTATCAATCCGGAGAAGTAAAATTGTTGGGAGCAGACAGCAGTAAAAGAACCGATCTGGTTAATGAGCAGATTGGAATCGTCATGGATGCTCCTTTCTACGTGGAGGATTGGACTGCCTCTGATGTGGAGGCGGCAGTATCCCCTTTCTACACACGTTGGAATGCTGAAAAATACAAGGAATTACTGGAGCGCTTCTCCATCAACCACAGAAAAAAACTGAAGGAGCTTTCACGTGGTATGAAAGTCAAGCTGATGATGGCCGTGGCACTCTCCCACGAAGCCCGGCTGCTGATCCTCGATGAGCCGACAAGTGGACTGGATCCCGTGGCACGTGATGAGCTTTGTGATTTACTCAGTGAATTTGTGACGGATGAAAATAAAAGCGTCCTCTTCTCAACACATATAACAACAGATCTTGAGAAAATTGCGGATTACATTACCTTTATACTGGGTGGTAAAATCATCTATACGGGTACAAAAGAGAACCTTCTGGAGAAATATGTTTTGATAAAGGGCGGCCCCCGGGAGATAAGCACAGAGCAGAAGAGCCTGTTTATCGGGCTGCGGGAGCACAGCACAGGATTTGAAGGAATGACAGAGAGAACCAACCTGAAAAAACTTCCGAAAAGTCTCTTAACTGAGCCGGTCACGTTGGATGAAATTATCGTTTATATGAATAAGGGGGCAAAGGTATATGAATAG
- a CDS encoding GntR family transcriptional regulator → MKLIVSNRSGIPIYEQIKSQIKEAIFSGELQEDDLLPSIRQLAKDLKISVITTTRAYNDLEAEGFIISVQGKGCYVLPQNKEMTRENTLRKVEAGLTDAIVAAKAGEITKDEVFEILNVLYEQN, encoded by the coding sequence ATAAAGCTCATTGTATCAAACCGCTCGGGAATTCCAATCTACGAGCAGATAAAATCACAAATTAAGGAAGCAATTTTTTCCGGTGAACTTCAGGAGGATGACCTGCTTCCCTCAATCCGGCAGCTTGCTAAGGATTTGAAAATCAGTGTCATTACAACAACACGTGCATACAACGATCTTGAGGCAGAAGGATTTATTATCAGTGTTCAGGGTAAAGGGTGCTATGTTTTACCTCAAAATAAGGAAATGACACGGGAAAATACCTTACGGAAAGTAGAAGCCGGTTTAACGGATGCCATTGTTGCTGCAAAAGCCGGTGAGATAACAAAAGATGAAGTTTTTGAAATTCTGAATGTTTTGTATGAGCAGAATTAA